A genomic window from Eleginops maclovinus isolate JMC-PN-2008 ecotype Puerto Natales chromosome 9, JC_Emac_rtc_rv5, whole genome shotgun sequence includes:
- the palm1a gene encoding LOW QUALITY PROTEIN: paralemmin 1a (The sequence of the model RefSeq protein was modified relative to this genomic sequence to represent the inferred CDS: deleted 1 base in 1 codon): MEVGEAPQDRQLLLAEKRKWQTEIENKKRQLEDDRRALQHLKSKALRERWLLEGASGPEQDDRRKQLEQDEEKSRSLEENICRLEEELFILETGGVFETITHTTVSSGSAKDVEVKVHSVPQQDEDQIIQALAEVKVHKSPRMNKPRGETEEMKRAMYSVEIKVERDKVTGETRVLSANTTLPVDLSHHGVKVYEDERKVVHEMNGEDGVQLLSFSQVEELIFKADEASVVSHTGDTVTSLPTAEVQDEEEEEEAAPEQVEILEPVEIPGVEADPGGNVNVEEASAENPVTMVFMGYQSVEDEDQTKKVLGVQGSVKAELVLIEDGKTSPGEANTPSPPPAASPKPDTASPDETPVFTDLSPANKDQEAAAVTPSNGGTPGETSEVQEIKKEKQPCKCCSIM; encoded by the exons ATGGA GGTCGGTGAAGCTCCGCAGGACCGACAGCTGCTGCTCGCA GAGAAAAGGAAGTGGCAGACGGAGATTGAGAATAAGAAGCGACAGCTGGAGGACGACAGGAGAGCACTGCAGCACCTGAAG TCGAAGGCTCTGAGGGAGCGCTGGCTGCTGGAGGGAGCTTCCGGTCCGGAGCAGGACGACCGGAGgaaacagctggagcaggacGAGGAGAAGAGCCGGAGTCTGGAGGAAAACATATGCAg gttGGAAGAGGagctgtttattttggaaacaGGGGGAGTGTTTGAGACCATAACACACACTACT GTTTCATCAGGATCAGCTAAAG ATGTCGAGGTCAAAGTCCACAGCGTCCCTCAGCAAGACGAGGATCAGATCATTCAAG CCCTTGCAGAGGTCAAAGTTCACAAAAGCCCCCGGATGAACAAACCGAGGGGGGAGAcggaggagatgaagagag CCATGTACTCGGTGGAGATTAAAGTAGAGCGGGACAAAGTGACGGGGGAGACCCGGGTCCTCTCCGCTAACACCACACTTCCTGTTGACCTCTCTCACCACGGGGTCAAAGTGTACGAGGACGAGCGGAAAG TGGTCCACGAGATGAACGGAGAGGACGGCGTCCAGCTGCTCAGCTTCTCCCAGGTGGAAGAGCTCATCTTCAAAGCCGACGAGGCCTCGGTGGTCTCTCACACCGGAGACACCGTGACCTCCCTCCCCACCGCGGAGGTccaggatgaggaggaagaggaagaggcggCCCCGGAGCAGGTGGAGATCCTGGAGCCGGTGGAGATCCCAGGGGTGGAGGCGGACCCGGGCGGCAATGTGAACGTGGAGGAGGCGAGCGCGGAGAACCCGGTCACCATGGTGTTCATGGGCTACCAGAGCGTGGAGGACGAGGACCAGACGAAGAAGGTCCTGGGGGTGCAGGGCAGCGTGAAGGCCGAGCTGGTGCTCATCGAAGACGGGAAAACGTCACCGGGCGAGGCTAACACACCATCTCCTCCTCCGGCTGCGTCACCCAAACCTGATACC GCCTCTCCCGACGAAACGCCCGTCTTCACCGACTTGTCCCCCGCCAACAAAGATCAAGAGGCGGCCGCCGTGACGCCGAGTAACGGGGGGACGCCAGGGGAGACGAGTGAGGTGCAGGAGATTAAAAAGGAGAAGCAGCCGTGTAAGTGCTGCAGCATCATGTGA